CGCTCTTGTCCCGCTTCGCCAACACCATCGTGATCGCCGCCGTCAACGTCGTCTTCCCGTGATCCACGTGCCCGATCGTCCCTACGTTGACGTGCGGTTTCGACCGATCAAATTTCTCCTTCGCCATGGCAGCTCTATCCTCCGGTTATCTCAAACACAAAATTTCTTCTACGCTTTGGCCAAATCCAGTTTTTTAACAATCGACTCCGGCACTTTGGAATAAGTCGAGAATTGCATAGTATAAATTGCGCGGCCCTGTGTCAAGCTGCGAAGTCGAGTTGCGTAACCAAACATTTCGGCCAGGGGGACGGCCGCCGAGAGCACTTGGCCGTCAGGACGGCTGTTTATGCCCTTAATCGCCGCCCGGCGGGACTGCAAATCGCCCATCACATCGCCCAAATATTCATTGGGGAGGACGACTTCGACGTCCATAATCGGCTCGAGCAAAACCGGACTGGCTTTGCGGGCGGCCTCCTGGAAGGCCATGGAGGCGGCAATCTTGAAGGCGATTTCGGATGAGTCAACTTCATGGTAGGAGCCATCGACCAAGCGGGCCAGGATGCCGGTCATAGGATAGCCGGCGATCACGCCTGACGTCAACGCTTCGCGCACGCCCTGCTCGACCGCGCCGATGTATTCTTTCGGGACGGCGCCGCCGACGATTTTGTCTTCAAATTTGAAATCGGTACCATCATTGAGCGGCTCGAATTCCATGTAGACATGACCGAACTGGCCGCGACCACCGGATTGACGCACAAACTTGCCTTCGGCCTTGGTGCGCGCCGTGATCGTTTCCTTGTAGGCTACGCGCGGGCTGCCGACATTGGCTTGTACCTTGAACTCGCGCATGAGGCGGTCGACGATGATTTCCAGATGCAGCTCGCCCATGCCGGAGATGATGGTTTGTCCGGTTTCTTCGTTGGTTTCGACGACGAAGGTCGGGTCTTCTTCAGCCAGCTTCTGCAGGGATTCGCCCAGTTTCTCCAGGTCCATCTTGGTCCTGGGTTCGATCGCCACGGAGACCACCGGCTTGGGGAAGCGCATAACTTCAAGCAGAATCGGATGATCGGGGTCGGAGATCGTGTTGCCGGTTGTCGTGTACTTCAGGCCAATTCCGGCAACGATGTCACCGGCATGAGCTTCTTCCATGTCTTGACGGCGATTGGCGTGCATCAGGAGGAGGCGAGAAACTCGCTCTTTCTTATCGCGGTTAACATTGTAGACCTGCGAACCGGCTTTGATGGTTCCAGAATAAACGCGGAAATAAGTCAGCTTGCCGACGTGCGGGTCGGACATAATTTTGAACGCGAGCGCCGAGAACGGTTCCTTCGGATCCGGCTTGCGCAGAAGGACGGCATCGGTGCGCGGGTGGTGGCCCTCGACGGGCTTCAGGTCCATCGGCGACGGCAGAAAGTCGACGATCGCATCGAGAAGTTTCTGCACGCCTTTATTCTTGAACGACGAACCAACCAGCACCGGGGTGACTTTGCAGTCGATGCAGGCCTGGCGGAGCGCTTTA
This DNA window, taken from Candidatus Zixiibacteriota bacterium, encodes the following:
- the tuf gene encoding elongation factor Tu (EF-Tu; promotes GTP-dependent binding of aminoacyl-tRNA to the A-site of ribosomes during protein biosynthesis; when the tRNA anticodon matches the mRNA codon, GTP hydrolysis results; the inactive EF-Tu-GDP leaves the ribosome and release of GDP is promoted by elongation factor Ts; many prokaryotes have two copies of the gene encoding EF-Tu), which codes for MAKEKFDRSKPHVNVGTIGHVDHGKTTLTAAITMVLAKRDKS
- the fusA gene encoding elongation factor G encodes the protein MDLSKLRNIGIMAHIDAGKTTTTERILYYTGKSHKMGEVHEGAATMDWMEQEKERGITITSAATTCLWNGHQINIIDTPGHVDFTAEVERSLRVLDGAVALFCAVGGVEPQSETVWRQADKYGVPRIAYINKMDRIGASFEGTLNMMEERLHSHFIPVQVPAGEGEMFTAVIDLITMKFRIYHEESAGMTFDDIDIPESLLPIARKWREKMLESVADYDDHLLEMFLQGEEPPVEHINKALRQACIDCKVTPVLVGSSFKNKGVQKLLDAIVDFLPSPMDLKPVEGHHPRTDAVLLRKPDPKEPFSALAFKIMSDPHVGKLTYFRVYSGTIKAGSQVYNVNRDKKERVSRLLLMHANRRQDMEEAHAGDIVAGIGLKYTTTGNTISDPDHPILLEVMRFPKPVVSVAIEPRTKMDLEKLGESLQKLAEEDPTFVVETNEETGQTIISGMGELHLEIIVDRLMREFKVQANVGSPRVAYKETITARTKAEGKFVRQSGGRGQFGHVYMEFEPLNDGTDFKFEDKIVGGAVPKEYIGAVEQGVREALTSGVIAGYPMTGILARLVDGSYHEVDSSEIAFKIAASMAFQEAARKASPVLLEPIMDVEVVLPNEYLGDVMGDLQSRRAAIKGINSRPDGQVLSAAVPLAEMFGYATRLRSLTQGRAIYTMQFSTYSKVPESIVKKLDLAKA